In Erythrobacter litoralis HTCC2594, a single genomic region encodes these proteins:
- a CDS encoding ATP-binding cassette domain-containing protein, whose amino-acid sequence MADNSAAFLRFDQIEKHFGAVKAVDRVDLAIAQGSFVALVGASGSGKSTLLKMVNRLAEPSAGRVLFEGGDVASRPLPALRRMIGYVFQSIGLFPHMSVAENIGIGPRIAGERLGGARIAELLELVELDGSYGERMPHQLSGGQRQRIGVARALAGDPKLLLMDEPFGALDPVTRDALGNRVRELHTEFGLTTVLVTHDMAEALLLADRVLVMQGGSIVADETPRALINGAGGDIAQGLVAVPRAQADALAGMEA is encoded by the coding sequence ATGGCGGATAATTCGGCGGCTTTCCTGCGCTTCGACCAGATCGAAAAGCACTTCGGCGCAGTCAAAGCGGTGGACCGTGTCGACCTGGCCATCGCGCAAGGCAGCTTCGTCGCACTGGTTGGGGCCTCCGGATCAGGCAAGTCGACCTTGCTCAAAATGGTCAATCGCCTCGCGGAGCCGAGCGCGGGCCGCGTGCTGTTCGAAGGCGGGGATGTCGCCAGCCGTCCCTTGCCCGCATTGCGGCGTATGATCGGCTACGTGTTTCAGTCGATCGGCCTTTTCCCGCATATGAGTGTGGCCGAGAATATCGGCATCGGGCCCCGCATCGCGGGCGAAAGGCTTGGTGGCGCACGCATCGCGGAACTGCTCGAGCTGGTCGAACTCGACGGCAGCTATGGCGAGCGCATGCCGCACCAACTGTCCGGCGGGCAGCGCCAGCGGATCGGCGTCGCGCGGGCGCTGGCGGGCGATCCGAAACTGCTGCTGATGGACGAACCCTTCGGCGCGCTCGACCCCGTAACCCGCGATGCGCTGGGCAACCGGGTGCGCGAACTCCATACCGAATTCGGCCTGACTACGGTGTTGGTCACGCATGACATGGCCGAGGCCCTGCTACTGGCCGACCGGGTGCTGGTGATGCAAGGCGGCAGCATCGTCGCCGATGAGACGCCCCGCGCGCTGATCAACGGTGCGGGCGGCGACATCGCGCAGGGCCTCGTCGCGGTGCCGCGCGCCCAAGCGGATGCGCTCGCGGGGATGGAGGCGTGA
- a CDS encoding sensor histidine kinase has translation MNNLSPDLWPAGRSPVASLCDEGERLSVLAGFGVDGLEDDPELSAIAQFAAKLCGAPIALVSIVEDERQRFVAGMGLDAKETPRDQSFCAHAMLGAEVMVVEDATRHRAFRDNPLVTGEPHIRFYAGAPLISSEGAPIGALCIIDRQPRPDGIDDLQREGLQVLAMNVMRRLETQRQDRRSETAISTREDRLHAMIDSVPDIAWSAAPGPVFDTFNARWEAVTGGAHPRTVEEWRAFVHPEDWDASVAKFQASVASAEPFEDQWRMKQADGTWRWVLSRAVPSAPDPARAHWFGTITDIDDSYREAERQDILAKELAHRIKNIFAVIAGLITLRSKAKPEAKAFADELTETVYALGRAQDFVMPLRAEKGDSLRSLLDILTAPYGPGAERQVHVTGDTVKIGFRAATPMALIFHELATNSAKYGALSVSEGRIDVELESDDGTVRIAWKERGGPEVSEPDDSGFGSRLLQMSVQSQLNGAIEHTWERDGLRVVLTLPLASLAD, from the coding sequence TTGAACAATCTCAGCCCCGACCTTTGGCCTGCAGGCCGATCGCCCGTTGCCAGTCTTTGCGACGAAGGCGAGCGGCTGAGCGTTCTCGCAGGCTTCGGCGTGGATGGCCTGGAAGACGATCCGGAACTTTCCGCCATTGCGCAATTCGCCGCGAAGCTGTGCGGCGCCCCGATCGCACTGGTTTCCATCGTCGAAGATGAACGGCAGCGTTTCGTCGCCGGCATGGGGCTGGACGCCAAGGAAACGCCGCGCGACCAGAGCTTCTGCGCCCACGCCATGCTCGGCGCCGAAGTGATGGTCGTCGAGGATGCGACGCGGCATCGCGCCTTCCGGGACAACCCGCTGGTCACCGGAGAGCCGCATATCCGCTTCTATGCCGGCGCACCGCTGATATCCTCCGAAGGGGCGCCGATCGGGGCCCTGTGCATCATCGACCGGCAGCCCCGCCCCGACGGGATCGACGATTTGCAGCGCGAAGGGCTGCAGGTGCTGGCCATGAACGTGATGCGGCGGCTCGAGACGCAGCGGCAGGACCGGCGGAGCGAGACCGCGATCTCGACCCGCGAAGACCGCCTGCACGCGATGATCGACAGCGTTCCGGACATCGCCTGGTCCGCCGCCCCCGGCCCGGTCTTCGACACCTTCAATGCCCGGTGGGAAGCTGTCACCGGTGGCGCGCATCCGCGAACGGTCGAGGAATGGCGCGCATTCGTCCACCCGGAAGACTGGGATGCATCGGTTGCAAAGTTCCAGGCGTCGGTCGCCTCGGCCGAGCCCTTCGAAGACCAGTGGCGGATGAAACAGGCCGACGGGACCTGGCGCTGGGTCCTTTCCCGCGCCGTGCCGTCGGCCCCCGATCCGGCCAGGGCACACTGGTTCGGCACCATAACCGATATCGACGACAGTTATCGCGAGGCCGAGCGGCAGGATATCCTCGCGAAAGAACTGGCCCATCGCATCAAGAACATTTTCGCCGTCATCGCCGGGTTGATTACCCTGCGCAGCAAGGCCAAGCCCGAGGCAAAGGCCTTTGCCGACGAGCTGACCGAGACGGTCTATGCGCTGGGTCGGGCGCAAGACTTCGTCATGCCGCTGCGCGCGGAAAAGGGCGACAGCCTGCGCAGCCTGCTCGATATCCTGACCGCGCCCTATGGGCCTGGAGCTGAGCGTCAGGTCCATGTGACCGGTGACACGGTGAAGATAGGATTCCGCGCCGCCACCCCGATGGCGCTGATCTTTCACGAACTGGCGACGAATTCGGCCAAATACGGGGCATTGTCGGTGTCCGAGGGGCGGATCGACGTCGAGCTGGAATCGGATGACGGGACGGTTCGGATCGCGTGGAAAGAGCGCGGCGGACCGGAGGTCAGCGAGCCAGACGACAGCGGCTTCGGCTCGCGCCTGCTGCAGATGAGCGTCCAGTCGCAGCTCAACGGGGCCATCGAGCACACGTGGGAACGCGATGGCCTGCGCGTCGTGCTCACACTGCCGTTGGCCTCGCTCGCCGATTGA
- a CDS encoding glycine betaine ABC transporter substrate-binding protein, producing the protein MNGIWETMLGLGDKLAAHVLLAASAIALGIVVALPLAVWASRNTTVARITLGFASLVQTIPALALLALFFPILLSLRAIFGEGLPTLGFLPALLALALYALLPILRNAVTARDNMAPGVLEAADGVGMSKWQKLRLVEAPLAAPYVMAGIRTASVWTIGAATLSTTIGQPSLGDPIFAGLQTQNWSLVLAGCLSSAALALIADALLGAIERGFAERKPWLVWGGAAAAALGIFASAWALYGPSGEDDDDTIVIAAKQFSEQYILARLIGGQLEKAGYNIEYRDGLGSAVVHNAVSTGAIDISIDYTGTIWTNNLARQDNPGRDAMYRIIKQWEAEQTGTLVLGKLGFENAYGLGMREDRAEKLGVTGIGDLTPIASRLVTGGDPEWFERPEWIAVRDAYGLEFARQRNFSPTFMYNALKSGEADVISAYTSDGRIAADNIRILDDPKQALPSYDAMIMIAPDRADDERLIAALEPLLGAIDVELMREANLSVDRTDGQKMSPDQAAAMIAERIGLER; encoded by the coding sequence GTGAACGGAATCTGGGAAACGATGCTCGGCCTCGGCGACAAGCTCGCCGCGCACGTGCTGCTGGCTGCGAGCGCCATTGCGCTCGGCATTGTCGTCGCTCTGCCGCTGGCGGTCTGGGCCAGCCGCAACACAACCGTCGCGCGCATAACGCTGGGCTTCGCCAGCCTCGTGCAGACCATCCCCGCGCTGGCCCTGCTGGCGCTGTTCTTCCCGATCCTGCTGAGCCTGCGGGCGATATTCGGGGAAGGCCTGCCGACGCTCGGCTTCCTGCCCGCGCTGCTGGCGCTGGCGCTCTATGCGCTGCTGCCGATCCTGCGCAACGCCGTGACCGCGCGCGACAACATGGCGCCCGGCGTGCTCGAAGCCGCCGACGGCGTCGGCATGTCCAAATGGCAGAAACTGCGGCTGGTCGAGGCGCCGCTGGCTGCCCCCTATGTCATGGCCGGGATCCGCACCGCGTCCGTGTGGACCATCGGCGCGGCGACCCTTTCCACCACCATCGGCCAGCCGAGCCTCGGCGATCCGATCTTTGCCGGGCTGCAGACGCAGAACTGGTCGCTGGTGCTGGCGGGCTGCCTCTCCTCGGCAGCATTGGCACTGATCGCCGACGCGCTGCTGGGCGCGATCGAGCGCGGTTTCGCCGAGCGCAAACCATGGCTGGTGTGGGGCGGCGCAGCGGCGGCGGCACTCGGCATCTTCGCTTCGGCCTGGGCGCTCTACGGACCCAGCGGCGAAGACGATGACGACACGATAGTGATTGCCGCCAAGCAGTTCTCCGAGCAATATATCCTCGCCCGGCTGATCGGCGGACAGCTGGAGAAAGCCGGCTACAATATCGAATATCGCGACGGGCTCGGCTCGGCGGTGGTCCACAATGCCGTCAGCACCGGGGCGATCGATATCTCGATCGATTATACCGGCACGATCTGGACGAACAATTTGGCGCGGCAAGACAATCCGGGGCGCGACGCAATGTACCGGATCATCAAGCAATGGGAGGCGGAGCAGACCGGCACGCTGGTGCTCGGCAAGCTTGGTTTCGAGAACGCCTATGGTCTCGGAATGCGCGAGGACCGGGCGGAGAAACTGGGCGTGACCGGCATCGGCGATCTCACACCGATAGCCTCACGGTTGGTCACCGGCGGCGATCCCGAATGGTTCGAGCGGCCCGAATGGATCGCGGTGCGCGATGCCTATGGCCTGGAATTCGCCCGCCAGCGCAATTTCTCGCCCACCTTCATGTACAATGCGCTCAAATCGGGCGAGGCGGATGTGATCAGCGCCTACACGTCGGACGGACGCATCGCGGCGGACAATATCCGTATTCTCGACGATCCGAAGCAGGCGCTACCGAGTTACGATGCGATGATCATGATCGCCCCGGATCGCGCCGACGACGAGCGGCTGATCGCGGCGCTGGAACCGCTACTGGGCGCGATCGATGTCGAGCTGATGCGCGAAGCCAACCTCTCGGTCGATCGCACAGACGGGCAGAAGATGAGCCCCGATCAGGCCGCCGCGATGATCGCAGAGCGGATCGGGCTGGAACGCTGA
- a CDS encoding DUF2147 domain-containing protein codes for MKRLLAAAAILACTATPALAADPISGRWVTEEGDAVVTIGKCGASYCGKLSKYLETPPNGVNQKDVNNPNPRLRSRKLLGTPLLTNLTVDDDLWRGDIYDPRNGKTYRSVVRRKSASVLEVKGCIGPFCQTQNWRRAR; via the coding sequence ATGAAACGCCTGCTTGCCGCCGCCGCCATTCTTGCCTGCACCGCGACCCCTGCTCTTGCCGCCGATCCGATCAGCGGACGCTGGGTGACCGAGGAAGGCGATGCGGTCGTAACGATCGGCAAATGCGGCGCGAGCTATTGCGGCAAGCTGAGCAAATATCTCGAAACGCCCCCCAATGGCGTGAATCAGAAAGACGTCAACAATCCCAATCCGCGCCTGCGCAGCCGCAAACTGCTCGGCACGCCTCTGCTGACCAATTTGACGGTCGATGACGATCTGTGGCGCGGCGACATCTACGATCCGCGCAACGGCAAGACCTATCGTTCGGTCGTGCGCCGCAAGAGCGCAAGCGTGCTCGAGGTGAAGGGCTGCATCGGCCCGTTCTGCCAGACCCAGAACTGGCGCCGCGCGCGCTAG